Proteins from a single region of Pseudomonas phenolilytica:
- a CDS encoding oxidoreductase: MYLTPQRILLAGATGLTGEHLLDRLLNEPTVERVLAPTRKPLAAHPRLENPVGPLQSLLGQLNGPVDTAFCCLGSTLKQAGTQEAFRAIDFDLVLAFARRARELGARHLLVISSLGASPDSPIFYCRVKGEMEAALEAQDWPQLTIARPSQLLGPRLELRLSERIAAPLSQLLPGKYHGIEACTLARALWRLALEEGDGVRIVESDELRKLGK, translated from the coding sequence ATGTATCTGACGCCCCAGCGCATTCTGCTTGCCGGCGCCACCGGACTGACCGGCGAACACCTGCTCGACCGACTGCTCAACGAACCCACCGTCGAACGCGTGCTGGCGCCGACGCGCAAGCCGCTGGCGGCGCACCCGCGCCTGGAAAACCCGGTCGGGCCGTTGCAGTCGCTGCTCGGACAGCTCAACGGTCCGGTCGATACCGCGTTCTGCTGCCTGGGCAGCACGCTCAAGCAGGCTGGCACCCAGGAAGCGTTCCGTGCCATCGATTTCGATCTGGTGCTGGCCTTCGCCCGCCGCGCACGCGAGCTGGGCGCGCGGCACCTGCTGGTGATCAGTTCGCTGGGTGCCAGCCCGGACAGCCCGATCTTCTACTGCCGGGTCAAGGGCGAGATGGAAGCAGCGCTCGAGGCCCAGGACTGGCCGCAGCTGACCATCGCGCGGCCGTCACAGCTGCTCGGCCCGCGCCTGGAGTTGCGCCTGAGCGAGCGGATCGCCGCGCCGCTGTCGCAACTGCTGCCGGGCAAGTACCACGGCATCGAGGCCTGTACGCTGGCCCGCGCGCTGTGGCGTCTGGCGCTGGAGGAAGGCGACGGCGTGCGCATCGTCGAGTCCGACGAGCTGCGCAAGCTCGGCAAATAG
- the orn gene encoding oligoribonuclease has translation MQNPQNLIWIDLEMTGLDPDTDVIIEMATIVTDSQLNVLAEGPVIAVHQSDEVLARMDEWNTRQHGGSGLTQRVRESRIGTAEAEAQTLAFLEQWVPKGKSPICGNSICQDRRFLYRQMPELERYFHYRNLDVSTLKELAARWAPQIMQGFSKSGTHLALDDIRDSIAELRHYREHFIKV, from the coding sequence ATGCAGAACCCGCAGAACCTGATCTGGATCGACCTGGAAATGACCGGTCTGGACCCGGATACCGACGTCATCATCGAAATGGCCACCATCGTCACCGACAGTCAGCTCAACGTGCTGGCCGAGGGACCGGTGATCGCCGTGCATCAGAGCGACGAGGTGCTGGCACGCATGGACGAGTGGAACACCCGTCAGCACGGTGGTTCGGGCCTGACCCAGCGGGTGCGTGAGAGCCGCATCGGCACCGCCGAGGCAGAGGCCCAGACCCTGGCGTTTCTCGAACAGTGGGTACCGAAGGGCAAGTCTCCGATCTGCGGCAACAGCATCTGCCAGGATCGGCGCTTCCTCTATCGGCAGATGCCGGAGCTGGAGCGCTACTTCCACTACCGCAATCTGGACGTCTCGACACTCAAGGAGCTGGCCGCGCGCTGGGCGCCGCAGATCATGCAGGGGTTCAGCAAGAGCGGTACGCACCTGGCGCTGGATGACATCCGCGACTCCATCGCCGAGCTGCGTCATTACCGCGAGCATTTCATCAAGGTGTGA